From the Petrotoga sp. 9PW.55.5.1 genome, one window contains:
- a CDS encoding MFS transporter, with the protein MANSSKTMSLSVLEGGTYNAFFIATQGFIFTTIAIYFNASPLFISIMTSFPIIAQMFQIFSSRINRIIGSKKRSLIINAFISRSLFILLPIFIFFDVKSPYIILSIILLFSLFGTFVGNTWTVLIKKVVPFEKRGKYFAFRNIFSSFTGIIMLYLYSMFLEFPNFKVGLLWVTSLMAVFSILSAFLLLKHDFPEGDVRESSNNINIFQPFKERNFRDFLIFIFVWSFAIEFSRPYFSYYEVAILNINYQFLGNMAILTSVISMILYLFYGVLADKFGSKNVLSLGIFISTFSPLMYFLMNSTNYRSILFLNSIFAAFAWSAINLAIFNLLLEISKEPSDNYIAANSLVSGIAAIIASISGGFLANHLRDIEITFLGDSYHGIQLIFIIGFTLRIVAVTILSEVKAIEKPIRYKGIFSSEAALFRRREINIPIALFRRNKKKETKKELPKKELPKKELPSDIIEKDKQDEQ; encoded by the coding sequence ATTTATTTCAATAATGACTTCTTTTCCTATTATAGCACAGATGTTCCAGATTTTTTCTTCACGTATAAATAGAATAATAGGTTCAAAAAAAAGAAGCTTAATAATAAATGCATTTATTTCAAGATCATTGTTTATACTTTTGCCAATTTTCATTTTTTTTGATGTTAAATCCCCATATATAATATTATCAATAATTTTATTATTTTCTTTATTTGGGACTTTTGTGGGGAACACGTGGACAGTACTTATAAAAAAAGTAGTACCTTTTGAAAAAAGGGGAAAATATTTTGCCTTTCGTAATATCTTTTCTTCATTTACTGGTATAATAATGCTGTATCTATATTCGATGTTTCTGGAATTTCCAAATTTTAAGGTCGGATTATTATGGGTAACAAGTTTAATGGCAGTTTTTTCGATACTTTCAGCTTTTCTATTATTGAAACATGATTTTCCCGAGGGAGATGTGAGAGAATCATCTAATAATATAAATATTTTCCAACCTTTTAAAGAGAGAAATTTTAGGGATTTTCTTATTTTTATTTTTGTATGGAGCTTTGCAATAGAGTTTTCAAGACCTTATTTTTCTTATTATGAAGTAGCTATTCTAAATATTAATTATCAATTTCTTGGAAATATGGCGATTTTAACAAGTGTTATTTCTATGATTTTATATTTATTTTATGGGGTGCTTGCTGATAAGTTTGGGAGTAAAAATGTTTTAAGCCTCGGAATTTTTATTTCAACATTTAGCCCTTTGATGTATTTTTTAATGAATTCAACTAATTATAGAAGCATTCTTTTTTTAAATTCTATTTTTGCTGCTTTCGCTTGGTCAGCGATTAACTTAGCTATTTTTAATTTGCTTTTGGAAATATCTAAAGAGCCTTCAGACAACTACATCGCTGCTAATTCTTTAGTATCTGGGATAGCGGCTATAATCGCTTCTATTTCTGGTGGATTTCTTGCTAACCATCTCAGAGATATTGAAATTACCTTTTTAGGAGATAGTTATCATGGAATACAGTTGATTTTTATAATAGGATTTACCCTTAGAATTGTTGCAGTCACAATACTATCAGAGGTAAAAGCCATTGAAAAGCCTATTAGATACAAAGGGATATTTTCTTCGGAAGCCGCGTTATTTAGAAGAAGAGAAATCAACATACCAATTGCTTTATTTAGAAGAAATAAAAAGAAAGAAACAAAAAAAGAGTTACCAAAAAAAGAGTTACCAAAAAAAGAGTTACCATCTGATATCATAGAAAAGGATAAGCAAGATGAACAATAA